The following proteins come from a genomic window of Waddliaceae bacterium:
- a CDS encoding thioredoxin domain-containing protein: MYKLDDIYNDRNSMTAGRTPNKLINEKSPYLMRHVNDAVEWYPWGDEAFFVAREENKPIFLSIGYSTCHWGTITEKTYFNDTAIAELLNEAFVNVKIDKDEYPDVSGIYFEMSQAMTAGTSEWPLNMFLTPNLIPFFAFTQNAIESGIGARTFPEFIADAIKLWDSPEKEIVVEQSEAILYAIATTVRTGGDTLPDKGVIEEAAEQIIQLADPVFGGIKGLPKSPIGYQANLMLRVGEHYGEGRAIFYADTTLDVMRRSGVYDNIAGGFSCATIDEQWRIPHFEKMLYDNANAISAYLEAWKATEKEEYRDVCNKTIDFILEEMTNDNGTFFSSCDADAEGREGQYYTWTPQEIIDAIGHKRAKTFCKYYNITDKGDFNGRSTLYAQLSEEEYADKHKINKEELVDTLNASYPLLKKARKCRLQPNKDDKVLTSWNALMIHSIAEAGFALENDAYLDAAEKAARFIQKNMQEAGHLLRRWRDDEAKYFGILNDYAYMIRAAITLFESDRGTQWLEWARHMTNILSREFRTGNGSYYVTDGLDPAIILQRCQYIDLAEPSGNAVHTENLLRLYKITNDPIYFVHAEGIMRGAETPMKQYPIGHCYHLLALMRYYDKKAQTIIIALDKKDTMKKEIQHLLGQQYHPHTTVIWKRDNDALLHDTRITKNFPELSTYNTINKKTSVYISQDEQFSQPLTTIESVTEALH; the protein is encoded by the coding sequence ATGTATAAACTTGATGATATCTATAACGACAGGAACAGTATGACAGCAGGACGTACACCAAATAAACTCATAAACGAAAAATCGCCATACCTTATGAGGCACGTCAATGATGCCGTAGAATGGTATCCATGGGGCGACGAAGCATTCTTCGTGGCACGCGAAGAGAATAAGCCAATATTCCTCTCTATTGGATACTCGACATGCCACTGGGGAACAATTACAGAAAAAACATATTTTAACGACACAGCAATAGCAGAACTTTTGAACGAGGCGTTCGTCAACGTAAAAATTGATAAAGATGAATACCCCGACGTCAGCGGCATATATTTCGAGATGTCACAGGCGATGACAGCAGGAACATCAGAATGGCCTCTTAATATGTTCCTCACGCCAAACCTTATACCCTTCTTCGCCTTCACCCAAAACGCCATAGAGTCGGGAATAGGAGCTAGAACGTTCCCGGAGTTCATCGCCGATGCTATAAAATTATGGGACAGCCCCGAAAAAGAGATCGTCGTGGAACAGTCTGAAGCGATACTATACGCCATAGCAACAACAGTACGTACCGGTGGCGACACACTTCCAGATAAAGGCGTCATCGAAGAAGCCGCCGAACAGATCATACAACTTGCCGACCCCGTCTTCGGCGGAATAAAAGGACTTCCCAAGTCACCCATAGGATACCAGGCAAACCTCATGCTAAGAGTCGGCGAACACTACGGAGAAGGACGCGCAATATTCTATGCCGATACTACCCTCGACGTCATGCGCCGCAGCGGCGTATACGACAACATAGCAGGAGGTTTCTCATGCGCTACAATAGACGAACAATGGAGAATTCCACACTTCGAGAAGATGCTATACGACAACGCCAACGCCATCTCAGCATACCTAGAAGCATGGAAGGCTACGGAAAAAGAAGAATATCGCGATGTATGTAACAAAACGATAGACTTTATACTAGAAGAAATGACTAACGACAACGGTACCTTCTTCTCGTCGTGTGACGCCGATGCCGAAGGACGCGAAGGACAATACTACACCTGGACGCCACAGGAAATTATCGACGCTATAGGACACAAAAGAGCGAAAACGTTTTGTAAATACTACAACATCACAGATAAAGGCGACTTCAACGGAAGAAGCACGCTATATGCGCAACTCTCAGAAGAAGAATATGCCGATAAACATAAGATCAATAAAGAAGAACTCGTCGACACCCTCAATGCCTCATATCCTCTACTTAAAAAAGCACGGAAATGCCGACTGCAGCCCAATAAAGACGATAAGGTTCTGACGTCATGGAACGCCCTCATGATCCACAGCATCGCAGAAGCAGGATTTGCATTAGAAAACGACGCATACCTCGACGCCGCAGAAAAAGCAGCACGGTTTATACAAAAGAATATGCAGGAAGCAGGACACCTACTACGACGCTGGCGCGACGACGAAGCAAAATACTTCGGCATTCTTAATGACTATGCTTATATGATACGCGCCGCTATAACACTATTCGAAAGCGATAGGGGAACACAGTGGCTCGAATGGGCAAGGCATATGACGAATATCCTAAGCAGGGAGTTCCGCACCGGAAACGGCTCATACTACGTCACCGATGGCCTTGACCCCGCGATAATACTACAAAGATGCCAGTATATCGACTTAGCAGAACCCTCAGGAAACGCCGTCCATACCGAAAACCTACTGCGACTATACAAGATAACAAACGACCCAATATATTTCGTCCACGCCGAAGGCATAATGCGTGGAGCTGAAACACCAATGAAACAATACCCCATAGGACACTGCTACCACCTACTCGCGCTTATGCGATACTACGACAAAAAAGCACAGACAATAATCATCGCCCTCGATAAAAAAGATACTATGAAAAAAGAAATACAACACCTGCTAGGACAACAATATCACCCACACACTACAGTAATATGGAAACGCGATAACGACGCCTTGCTTCACGATACCCGCATAACGAAAAACTTCCCAGAACTCTCAACATATAATACCATCAACAAAAAAACCTCTGTATACATATCTCAAGATGAACAATTCTCGCAACCGCTAACGACAATAGAATCTGTTACAGAAGCCTTGCATTGA